The following are encoded in a window of Arthrobacter sp. OAP107 genomic DNA:
- a CDS encoding GNAT family protein has translation MTELTSVWPPFALTLATPRLTLRPLRDDHIPAAVEAAASGIHDQGRNPFSTPWTAVPAGELGPNMARWYWQCRAATTPESWTLTLGIWHDGSFLGCQDIAARDFSVLRTATTGSWLRRSAQGRGFGREMRAAVALYAFDWLGAEVCESEAADWNVASLGVSRSLGYELNGVTRMSWGGKQETVQRVRLTPATFNRPDWQLKVEGHEPTAKFLLGVG, from the coding sequence ATGACCGAGCTGACCTCCGTGTGGCCTCCGTTCGCACTCACCCTGGCCACTCCGCGGCTCACGCTGCGGCCCCTGCGCGATGACCACATCCCCGCCGCAGTTGAGGCCGCTGCCAGCGGCATCCACGACCAGGGCCGGAACCCGTTCAGCACACCCTGGACCGCTGTGCCTGCCGGCGAGCTGGGACCCAACATGGCCCGCTGGTACTGGCAGTGCCGCGCCGCCACCACGCCGGAGTCCTGGACGCTGACGCTGGGCATCTGGCATGACGGCAGCTTCCTGGGTTGCCAGGACATCGCCGCGCGGGACTTTTCGGTTCTCCGCACGGCCACCACCGGGTCATGGCTGCGGAGGAGCGCCCAGGGCCGCGGCTTCGGCAGGGAGATGCGGGCCGCCGTCGCGCTTTACGCGTTTGACTGGCTGGGTGCCGAAGTCTGCGAATCCGAAGCCGCCGACTGGAATGTTGCCTCCCTGGGCGTCTCCCGGTCACTCGGCTACGAACTGAACGGCGTTACCCGCATGTCCTGGGGCGGCAAGCAGGAAACAGTCCAGCGCGTCCGCCTCACCCCGGCAACGTTCAACCGCCCCGACTGGCAGCTAAAGGTAGAAGGCCACGAGCCGACGGCGAAGTTCCTCCTGGGGGTGGGCTGA
- a CDS encoding PhoH family protein, which produces MAISEQLPEVITDKGEKATSRAKRANSKTGADTKDAAAGLAVSGPMTETQPSVSTFVIDTSVLLSDPRALLRFAEHEVIVPIVVITELEGKRHDPELGYFARKALRLLDDLRIQHGGLNRPVPLGDAGGTLMIELNHISAEVLPAGFRAGDNDSRILAVAKNLSNEGRNVTVVSKDLPMRVKASAMGLLADEYRNELVKDSGWTGVAEIDASDEEISTLYGHEPVFIPAAAEMPVNTGLVVLSSRGSALGRVGADKQVRLVKGDRDVFGLHGRSAEQRLAIDLLMDPSVGIVSMGGRAGTGKSALALCAGLEAVLERREHRKVIVFRPLFAVGGQELGYLPGSEQEKMNPWAQAVFDTLGALVSQEVVEEVMDRGMLEVMPLTHIRGRSLHDAFVIVDEAQSLEKNVLLTVMSRIGQNSKIVLTHDVAQRDNLRVGRHDGIAAVVETLKGHPLFGHITLTRSERSPIAALVTDLLEGA; this is translated from the coding sequence GTGGCTATTTCTGAACAACTGCCCGAAGTCATCACGGACAAGGGTGAGAAGGCTACCTCTCGCGCCAAGCGAGCCAATTCAAAGACCGGTGCGGACACGAAAGACGCCGCAGCCGGTCTTGCTGTTTCCGGCCCAATGACTGAAACCCAGCCGTCAGTCTCCACTTTCGTCATTGATACCTCCGTGCTGCTCTCCGACCCCCGCGCGCTGCTGCGCTTCGCGGAGCACGAGGTCATTGTGCCGATCGTGGTGATCACCGAACTTGAAGGGAAGCGGCACGACCCCGAACTCGGCTACTTCGCACGGAAGGCTCTCCGGCTCCTTGATGACCTTCGCATCCAGCACGGCGGGCTGAACCGGCCCGTTCCGCTGGGTGACGCGGGCGGTACGCTCATGATCGAGCTGAACCACATCTCGGCCGAGGTCCTGCCGGCCGGATTCCGCGCCGGGGACAACGACAGCCGCATCCTGGCCGTCGCCAAGAACCTCTCCAACGAGGGGCGCAACGTCACCGTGGTGTCCAAGGACCTCCCGATGCGGGTCAAGGCCTCGGCCATGGGCCTGCTGGCCGACGAATACCGCAACGAGCTCGTCAAGGATTCCGGGTGGACCGGCGTCGCCGAGATCGATGCCAGCGACGAGGAGATCTCCACGCTGTACGGCCACGAGCCGGTCTTCATCCCGGCGGCTGCCGAGATGCCGGTCAACACCGGCCTCGTGGTGCTCAGCAGCCGGGGTTCGGCCCTGGGCCGCGTCGGTGCCGACAAACAGGTCCGGCTGGTCAAGGGGGACCGCGACGTTTTCGGCCTCCACGGGCGCTCCGCGGAGCAGCGGCTCGCCATCGACCTGCTGATGGACCCGTCGGTGGGCATCGTGTCCATGGGCGGCCGCGCGGGCACCGGCAAGTCAGCCCTTGCCCTGTGCGCCGGCCTGGAGGCGGTATTGGAACGCCGCGAGCACCGCAAGGTGATCGTGTTCCGCCCGCTGTTCGCCGTCGGCGGCCAGGAGCTCGGCTACCTGCCGGGCTCGGAGCAGGAAAAGATGAACCCCTGGGCACAGGCGGTCTTCGACACCCTGGGTGCTCTGGTGAGCCAGGAAGTCGTGGAAGAGGTCATGGACCGCGGCATGCTGGAGGTCATGCCGCTGACCCACATCCGCGGACGCTCCCTGCACGACGCCTTCGTGATCGTGGACGAGGCCCAGTCGCTCGAAAAGAACGTCCTGCTCACCGTCATGAGCCGGATCGGGCAGAACTCGAAGATCGTCCTCACCCACGACGTTGCCCAGCGCGACAACCTCCGGGTCGGGCGGCACGACGGCATCGCAGCCGTCGTCGAAACCCTGAAGGGCCACCCGCTCTTCGGCCACATCACCCTCACCCGGTCCGAACGCTCGCCCATCGCGGCGCTCGTCACGGACCTCCTCGAAGGGGCGTAG
- a CDS encoding isoprenyl transferase: protein MEWPGFLYGFYERKLLRSLEPERIPRHIGVMVDGNRRWARQFNAPTSQGHQAGADKIHEFLGWCQELGVRVVTLYMLSTDNMSRSGEELDLLMGIIANTLDRLDEDADISVHAMGAPELLPDYLAERLTKLTARTPVREKLHVNVAVGYGGRREIVDAVRELLHDAVAHKADISELADSLSVEDISRFLYTRGQPDPDLVIRTSGEQRLSGFLMWQSAYSEFYFCEALWPAFRKVDFLRALRDYAGRQRRFGS, encoded by the coding sequence ATGGAATGGCCCGGGTTCCTCTATGGCTTCTATGAGCGCAAGCTTCTGCGCTCCCTGGAGCCGGAACGGATCCCCCGGCACATCGGCGTCATGGTGGACGGCAACCGGCGCTGGGCGCGGCAGTTCAATGCCCCCACCAGCCAGGGCCACCAGGCCGGCGCAGACAAGATCCATGAATTCCTCGGCTGGTGCCAGGAGCTGGGCGTCCGTGTGGTCACCCTCTACATGCTCTCCACGGACAACATGAGCCGTTCCGGCGAGGAGCTTGACCTGCTCATGGGCATCATCGCCAACACGCTGGACCGGCTCGACGAGGACGCGGACATCTCGGTCCACGCCATGGGCGCCCCGGAGCTGCTGCCCGACTACCTGGCGGAGCGGCTGACCAAGCTCACGGCCCGGACACCGGTGCGCGAGAAACTCCACGTGAACGTGGCCGTCGGCTACGGCGGCCGGCGCGAGATCGTGGACGCTGTGCGCGAGCTGCTGCACGACGCCGTGGCGCACAAGGCGGACATCAGCGAACTGGCCGATTCCCTGAGCGTGGAGGACATCTCCCGCTTCCTTTACACCCGCGGCCAGCCCGATCCGGACCTGGTGATCCGGACCTCGGGCGAGCAGCGGCTCTCGGGCTTTCTGATGTGGCAAAGCGCCTACAGCGAGTTCTACTTCTGCGAGGCCCTCTGGCCTGCCTTCCGGAAGGTGGATTTCCTCCGCGCCCTGCGCGACTACGCCGGCCGGCAGCGCCGCTTCGGCTCCTAG
- a CDS encoding hemolysin III family protein, which translates to MKSNTPDGAPGGPEQSKAEPSAVDDAAARVAELLTIKPKWRGWIHTVTAPFALAAGLILVAVAPTADRKITSAIYALTGVLLFGVSAVYHRGNWSPGVKRVLKRLDHTNIMLVIAGSYTPLAWSLLDRPTAEFLLWLIWSAAILGVLFRLLWTDAPRWLYVPIYIGLGCGSLFYLPAFFAASVPAALLICIGGALYIAGAVFYALKKPNFSFRHFGFHELFHALTVLAFAAHFAAILIAVLS; encoded by the coding sequence ATGAAAAGCAACACCCCGGACGGTGCACCAGGCGGACCGGAGCAGTCGAAGGCTGAACCCAGTGCCGTGGACGACGCCGCGGCGCGCGTCGCGGAACTGCTGACCATCAAGCCAAAATGGCGGGGTTGGATCCACACGGTCACCGCTCCGTTCGCCCTGGCTGCCGGTCTCATTCTGGTTGCGGTGGCTCCCACCGCGGACCGCAAGATCACGTCCGCCATTTACGCGCTGACCGGGGTGCTGCTGTTCGGTGTCAGCGCGGTGTACCACCGCGGAAACTGGTCCCCCGGCGTCAAACGCGTCCTCAAGCGGCTGGACCACACCAACATCATGCTGGTGATCGCGGGCAGTTACACTCCCCTTGCGTGGAGCCTGCTGGACAGGCCGACGGCGGAGTTCCTCCTCTGGCTGATCTGGTCCGCCGCGATCCTGGGTGTCCTCTTCCGGCTGCTCTGGACCGACGCGCCACGCTGGCTGTACGTGCCCATCTATATCGGCCTCGGCTGCGGGTCCCTCTTCTACCTGCCGGCTTTCTTCGCGGCGAGCGTCCCGGCGGCCCTGCTCATCTGCATCGGCGGCGCCCTGTACATCGCCGGGGCCGTGTTCTACGCCCTCAAGAAACCCAACTTCAGCTTCCGGCACTTCGGCTTCCACGAACTCTTCCACGCTTTGACGGTGCTGGCGTTTGCCGCGCATTTCGCGGCCATTCTCATCGCTGTGCTGAGCTGA
- a CDS encoding thioredoxin domain-containing protein, which produces MPTTAMQAAPTPDPGTGQPPAGQPGPGERNALGAEPSAYLRQHAGNPVHWQPFGDAAFAAAASRDVPVFLSIGYAACHWCHVMARESFEDQATADYLNNHFVAVKVDREERPDVDSVYMAATQAISGEGGWPMSVFLTPTGLAFHAGTYFPPRPLPGRPSFRQVLEAVHEAWTERRDAVEENARSLAQNMGQVQLAAAVDVSRPPDVLDAGLLPAAVRSLAGSEDPDDGGFGTAPKFPPSAVLEFLVRHAAVPSDTADEARDMAGRTLAAMARSALFDQLDGGFARYSVTRDWSVPHFEKMLYDNAQLLRVYVHWIRLGGTAGFPAAEAADIATRTAEWMLAALELPDGGLASSLDADSVVDGEHHEGASYLWTPDDLERVLGAEDAAAVASMMNVGARGTVSEFGSPLHPGRALDGDEARLWQEVRSRLQEARTRRPQPERDEKVVAGWNGLAVAALAEAGAVLDRPDLVAAAGRLAGYLEQVHWRAAPGKPAPDEPASGELARVSHGGAARGIGGLLEDYAFCADGFLALYSATGDARWYMLAEALIRAACTLFVDGGRLADSAGESEQVVRAQGGKPGLDPFDNATPSGAAAFAGVLLGYSALSGSTDHRIMAGNILALVPPLATRAPRVAGWLLATAQAARAGPLEAAVVGPAGPERDALHRALLQSPSPGLAVAVGEAEADDGGKPADVPLLRQRPAGPGGAPLVYVCRGMVCDRPAGTVAEALERVSSAQR; this is translated from the coding sequence ATGCCAACAACGGCAATGCAGGCCGCTCCGACACCTGATCCCGGAACGGGGCAGCCCCCAGCAGGGCAGCCGGGGCCGGGGGAGCGCAACGCCCTCGGCGCGGAGCCCTCTGCCTATCTGCGCCAGCACGCCGGCAACCCTGTGCACTGGCAGCCGTTCGGGGACGCCGCCTTTGCGGCGGCCGCGTCCAGGGACGTCCCCGTGTTCCTGTCTATCGGCTACGCTGCCTGCCACTGGTGCCACGTCATGGCCCGCGAATCCTTCGAGGACCAGGCCACCGCTGACTACCTGAACAATCATTTCGTCGCGGTCAAGGTGGACCGCGAGGAGCGCCCCGACGTCGATTCCGTCTACATGGCCGCCACGCAGGCCATCAGCGGCGAGGGCGGCTGGCCCATGTCCGTCTTCCTGACCCCCACCGGCCTGGCCTTCCACGCCGGCACCTACTTCCCGCCCCGCCCCCTGCCTGGCCGCCCCTCCTTCCGCCAGGTCCTCGAGGCCGTGCATGAGGCGTGGACCGAACGGCGCGATGCCGTGGAGGAGAATGCCCGCTCCCTGGCGCAGAACATGGGCCAGGTGCAGCTCGCCGCTGCCGTGGACGTGTCCCGTCCGCCGGACGTGCTCGACGCCGGGCTGTTGCCCGCCGCCGTCCGCTCGCTGGCCGGGTCGGAAGACCCCGACGACGGCGGGTTCGGCACCGCCCCCAAGTTCCCGCCGTCCGCCGTTTTGGAGTTCCTGGTCCGGCACGCGGCCGTGCCTTCGGACACCGCCGATGAGGCCAGGGACATGGCCGGACGAACGCTCGCGGCGATGGCACGCTCGGCGCTCTTCGACCAGCTCGACGGCGGCTTTGCCCGGTATTCGGTGACGCGCGACTGGTCCGTTCCGCACTTCGAGAAGATGCTCTACGACAATGCCCAGCTGCTGCGCGTCTATGTGCACTGGATCCGGCTGGGCGGAACTGCCGGGTTCCCCGCAGCCGAGGCGGCGGACATCGCGACCCGGACCGCTGAGTGGATGCTCGCCGCGCTGGAGCTCCCGGACGGTGGACTGGCATCTTCGCTGGATGCCGACTCCGTGGTGGACGGGGAGCACCATGAAGGGGCCAGCTACCTCTGGACGCCCGACGATCTCGAGCGGGTGCTCGGGGCGGAGGACGCCGCAGCCGTCGCCTCGATGATGAACGTCGGCGCCCGCGGTACCGTCTCGGAGTTCGGCTCGCCGCTGCACCCGGGCCGGGCGCTGGATGGCGACGAGGCGCGGCTCTGGCAGGAGGTGAGGTCCCGCCTTCAGGAAGCCCGGACACGCCGGCCGCAGCCCGAGCGGGACGAGAAGGTGGTGGCGGGCTGGAACGGGCTCGCCGTTGCCGCGCTCGCGGAGGCCGGGGCAGTCCTGGACCGGCCTGACCTGGTGGCGGCAGCCGGCCGGCTCGCCGGCTATTTGGAACAGGTCCACTGGCGGGCGGCGCCGGGGAAGCCGGCACCGGATGAACCGGCCTCAGGGGAACTGGCCCGGGTTTCGCATGGCGGCGCGGCGCGGGGAATCGGCGGCCTGCTCGAGGACTATGCGTTCTGCGCGGACGGCTTCCTGGCGCTGTACTCGGCCACCGGCGACGCCCGCTGGTACATGCTGGCCGAGGCGCTGATTCGGGCAGCCTGCACCCTGTTCGTGGACGGCGGAAGGCTCGCCGACTCCGCCGGCGAGTCGGAGCAGGTTGTCCGCGCCCAGGGCGGAAAGCCGGGCCTGGACCCCTTCGATAACGCCACACCCAGCGGCGCGGCCGCCTTTGCCGGTGTGCTGCTGGGCTACTCCGCCCTGTCCGGCTCCACAGACCACCGGATCATGGCCGGGAACATCCTGGCCCTGGTGCCCCCGCTCGCAACCCGGGCACCGCGCGTGGCGGGCTGGCTTCTCGCCACAGCGCAGGCCGCGCGGGCAGGCCCGCTGGAGGCCGCCGTCGTCGGACCCGCCGGTCCCGAACGGGACGCCCTGCACCGCGCGCTGCTGCAGTCCCCGAGTCCGGGGCTGGCAGTTGCGGTGGGTGAGGCAGAGGCGGACGACGGCGGGAAGCCGGCCGATGTGCCGCTGCTGCGGCAGAGGCCGGCAGGGCCGGGCGGTGCGCCGCTCGTGTACGTGTGCCGCGGCATGGTCTGCGACCGGCCCGCGGGAACCGTGGCGGAGGCGCTGGAACGCGTCAGCTCAGCACAGCGATGA
- the mca gene encoding mycothiol conjugate amidase Mca, protein MTASTSQSFPLRLLAVHAHPDDESSKGAATMAMYAAAGVDVMVATCTDGSRGDIQNPAMESAPHPKRDMAGARRLEMNEAARLLGIRQRWLGFVDSGLPEGDPLPPLPPGCFALQPLERAAAPLVRLVRDFKPHVMVSYDENGGYPHPDHIMAHRVAAEAFDAAGDPARYPGTGEAWEPSKLYYDRAFSPERFRALHFALEEAGLQSPYAQRLAAWLEADAEGHTPPPPTHETTTQVDCGAFFEARDNALRAHRTQVDPLGFFFAVSAEMQARVWPWEDYTLIRSRVSSELPEKDLFAGLR, encoded by the coding sequence ATGACAGCGTCCACCAGCCAGTCGTTCCCGCTTCGCCTGCTGGCAGTCCACGCCCACCCGGATGACGAATCCAGCAAGGGCGCAGCCACCATGGCCATGTATGCCGCGGCCGGTGTGGACGTTATGGTCGCGACCTGCACGGACGGCTCGCGCGGCGACATCCAGAACCCGGCCATGGAGTCCGCGCCCCATCCGAAGCGCGACATGGCAGGCGCCCGGCGGCTCGAGATGAACGAGGCCGCCCGGCTGCTGGGCATCCGGCAGCGCTGGCTGGGCTTCGTGGACTCGGGCCTGCCCGAGGGCGATCCGCTCCCGCCGCTGCCACCCGGGTGCTTCGCCCTGCAGCCGCTGGAACGGGCAGCGGCCCCCCTCGTCCGGCTGGTCCGGGACTTCAAGCCGCACGTCATGGTCAGCTATGACGAAAACGGCGGCTACCCGCACCCTGACCACATCATGGCCCACCGGGTGGCGGCGGAAGCCTTCGACGCCGCCGGCGACCCTGCGCGGTATCCGGGCACCGGGGAGGCCTGGGAGCCGAGCAAGCTCTACTACGACCGCGCCTTCAGCCCGGAACGCTTCCGCGCCCTGCACTTTGCGCTGGAGGAGGCGGGGCTCCAGTCGCCCTACGCCCAGCGCCTCGCGGCCTGGCTGGAGGCCGACGCCGAAGGGCACACCCCGCCGCCACCCACGCACGAAACCACCACCCAGGTGGACTGCGGTGCCTTTTTCGAAGCCCGCGACAATGCCCTCCGCGCCCACCGGACGCAGGTGGACCCGCTGGGCTTCTTCTTCGCCGTGTCGGCGGAGATGCAGGCGCGCGTCTGGCCCTGGGAGGACTACACGCTGATCCGGTCCAGGGTGTCCTCTGAACTGCCGGAGAAGGACCTGTTCGCGGGGCTAAGATAG
- a CDS encoding DUF4307 domain-containing protein, which translates to MTTEDKSGTSQPADISLANRYGRPKRGLSRKAKRWAVIVALAIGMGFLAWVSTSNSMTSVSYKDIGYRTTDATQAEVDFQVTREPGTAVQCAIKALDSKFAVVGWKVVNIPPVEQEDQGQSADGGRTLAQRVVLRTESQAVSGVVDNCWIPKPSAS; encoded by the coding sequence GTGACTACCGAGGACAAGTCGGGCACTTCCCAGCCTGCAGACATTAGCCTAGCCAATCGCTATGGCCGTCCAAAGCGCGGGCTGTCCCGAAAGGCCAAGCGCTGGGCGGTCATCGTGGCCCTGGCAATCGGGATGGGCTTCCTGGCCTGGGTTTCCACGTCGAACTCCATGACTTCGGTGTCGTACAAGGACATCGGCTACCGGACCACTGATGCCACCCAGGCCGAGGTGGACTTCCAAGTGACGAGGGAGCCAGGCACGGCGGTCCAGTGCGCCATCAAGGCCCTGGATTCCAAGTTCGCCGTGGTCGGCTGGAAAGTCGTCAACATTCCGCCGGTGGAGCAGGAGGACCAGGGCCAGAGCGCCGACGGCGGGCGCACCCTCGCCCAGCGGGTTGTCCTGCGCACCGAATCGCAGGCCGTCTCGGGCGTCGTGGACAACTGCTGGATCCCGAAGCCATCGGCCTCGTAG
- the greA gene encoding transcription elongation factor GreA, whose protein sequence is MSTTNSAPAAWLTQEAFDRLKAELDHLSGPGRAEIVQKIDAARQEGDLKENGGYHAAKEEQGKIEARIRQLTVLLRDAHVGEAPADDGIVEPGMIVVARIAGDEETFLLGSREIAGDSDLDVFSEKSPLGAAIMGHKEGDKLSYTAPNGKDIPVEIISAKPYSG, encoded by the coding sequence GTGTCTACCACTAACAGCGCGCCTGCAGCTTGGCTTACCCAGGAAGCTTTTGACCGCCTGAAGGCAGAGCTGGACCACCTTTCCGGCCCCGGCCGTGCGGAAATCGTCCAGAAGATCGACGCTGCCCGTCAGGAGGGAGACCTCAAGGAGAACGGCGGTTACCACGCTGCGAAGGAAGAACAGGGCAAAATCGAGGCCCGCATCCGCCAGCTGACCGTCCTGCTCCGCGACGCCCACGTCGGCGAGGCACCGGCCGACGACGGAATCGTTGAACCGGGCATGATCGTCGTCGCCCGCATCGCCGGTGACGAGGAGACCTTCCTGCTCGGCTCCCGCGAAATCGCCGGCGACTCCGACCTGGACGTCTTCAGCGAGAAGTCCCCGCTCGGTGCCGCGATCATGGGCCACAAGGAGGGCGACAAGCTCAGCTACACCGCCCCCAACGGCAAGGACATCCCGGTAGAGATCATCTCCGCCAAGCCCTACTCGGGCTAA
- a CDS encoding rhomboid family intramembrane serine protease yields MLDSPGEAPATRETAAARAKAGLLVVGSFVALLFAIELVNTVLLHSLNGVFGLRPRSADGILDVFTFPLLHANLNHVLSNALPLIIFGFLVFLSGIRVFLTAVACSWLGSGLAVWLFGAGGVTVGSSGLVFGLFAFLLVRGFFNRSWWQILLSVVLFLAYGSILFGIIPNMAGYVSWQAHLGGAAGGVLAAVVLRARASRR; encoded by the coding sequence ATGCTGGACAGCCCGGGGGAGGCGCCGGCCACCAGGGAAACGGCCGCCGCCCGCGCCAAGGCCGGACTGCTGGTGGTGGGATCCTTCGTGGCGCTGCTGTTCGCCATCGAGCTGGTCAACACGGTGCTGCTGCACTCGCTGAACGGCGTCTTCGGGCTCAGGCCCAGAAGCGCCGACGGCATCCTGGACGTATTCACGTTCCCGCTGCTGCACGCCAACCTCAACCATGTGCTGTCCAATGCGCTGCCCCTGATCATCTTCGGGTTCCTGGTGTTCCTGTCCGGGATCCGGGTGTTCCTCACGGCCGTGGCGTGCAGCTGGCTGGGCTCCGGGCTGGCCGTCTGGCTGTTTGGCGCCGGCGGGGTCACCGTGGGCTCGTCGGGCCTGGTCTTCGGCCTCTTCGCGTTTCTCCTGGTGCGCGGGTTCTTCAACCGCAGCTGGTGGCAGATCCTGCTCTCGGTGGTGCTGTTCCTGGCCTACGGCAGCATCCTTTTCGGGATCATTCCCAACATGGCAGGATATGTGTCCTGGCAGGCCCACCTCGGCGGCGCGGCTGGTGGCGTCCTGGCCGCCGTCGTGCTGCGGGCACGGGCCTCCCGCCGCTAA
- the ilvA gene encoding threonine ammonia-lyase, whose translation MNTPESLPVTLDDVLEAQKLLDGIIARTPVESSRALGSMVGGEVFFKCENLQRAGSFKVRGAYVRMARLSESDKKRGVVAASAGNHAQGVAVAAKSLGINARIYMPLGVALPKLAATRSHGAEVVLHGHNVDEALAEAQRYADDTGAVFVHPFDNVDVVAGQGTLGLEILEQVPNVDTILMGVGGGGLLAGVAVAVKARAKELGREIRIIGVQAENAAAYPPSLAADALVPLKKVSTMADGIAVGRPGQLPFSIIRELVDDVVTVSEDSLARALIFLLERAKMVVEPAGAVGVAALMDGKIENPGTTAVVLSGGNIDPMLMLKVIQRGLSAAGRYMTVRMMLDDRPGSLATIARIIAENDANVTGLDHTRVGGSISMGDVSITVNLETKGHEHGEQVLGALRAEGFQPIVVH comes from the coding sequence GTGAACACCCCCGAAAGCCTTCCCGTCACGCTGGACGATGTCCTTGAGGCGCAGAAGCTGCTGGACGGGATTATTGCGCGGACCCCGGTGGAGTCATCCCGCGCCCTGGGCAGCATGGTGGGCGGCGAAGTCTTCTTCAAGTGCGAGAACCTGCAGCGCGCCGGCTCCTTTAAAGTGCGCGGCGCCTACGTACGGATGGCCCGCCTCTCCGAATCGGACAAGAAACGCGGCGTGGTGGCTGCCTCCGCCGGCAACCACGCGCAGGGCGTGGCCGTCGCCGCCAAGAGCCTGGGCATCAACGCTCGGATCTACATGCCGCTCGGCGTCGCGCTGCCCAAGCTTGCCGCTACCCGCAGCCACGGCGCCGAGGTGGTCCTGCACGGGCACAACGTGGATGAGGCCCTCGCCGAGGCCCAGCGTTACGCCGACGACACGGGCGCCGTCTTCGTCCACCCCTTCGACAACGTGGACGTCGTGGCCGGCCAGGGCACCCTGGGCCTGGAGATCCTCGAACAGGTGCCCAACGTCGACACCATCCTGATGGGTGTCGGCGGAGGCGGCCTGCTGGCCGGCGTCGCGGTGGCCGTCAAGGCCCGCGCCAAGGAACTCGGCCGTGAAATCCGGATCATCGGCGTGCAGGCCGAAAACGCGGCCGCCTACCCGCCGTCGCTGGCGGCTGACGCCCTGGTGCCGCTCAAGAAGGTGTCCACCATGGCCGACGGCATCGCCGTGGGCCGGCCGGGGCAGCTTCCCTTCAGCATCATCCGCGAACTGGTGGACGATGTGGTCACCGTCAGTGAGGACTCCCTGGCGCGGGCGCTGATCTTCCTGCTGGAACGCGCCAAGATGGTGGTGGAGCCGGCCGGCGCCGTGGGCGTGGCTGCCCTCATGGACGGCAAGATCGAGAACCCGGGGACCACCGCCGTCGTCCTCTCCGGCGGCAACATCGACCCCATGCTGATGCTCAAGGTGATCCAGCGCGGCCTCTCAGCCGCCGGCCGGTACATGACCGTGCGGATGATGCTCGATGACCGCCCGGGTTCGCTGGCCACCATCGCGCGCATCATCGCGGAGAATGACGCCAACGTGACCGGCCTCGACCACACCCGCGTCGGCGGCTCCATCAGCATGGGCGACGTCTCGATCACGGTGAACCTTGAAACCAAGGGCCACGAGCACGGCGAACAGGTCCTCGGCGCCCTGCGCGCGGAGGGCTTCCAGCCGATCGTGGTGCACTAG